The stretch of DNA AGCTGCAGGCAGGCGCGAGGAGGGAGCACTGTTCTCTGTAATGTCACGGTCATACTCAGCACTTTTCATGTTCAAAGTGCTTCCTTGGCACGAAATAATTAATTCTCGCCACGCTCCCGTGTGagggaataaataaatgtcacttgTACGGGGTGACTAAGCCCGGGGGACATCGAGGCCGACAGCCTCAGGATGCGCGGAGGGGCCGACTGGGGACGGTGCGCAGAGGCTCCGCCAGCCCCGGGCCCCAGGCTCAGGTGACCCCGGCCCCTCCTGGGCCTCCACCTTCCCGACTGTGAAATGGGAATCATCCCGGCGCTCAGGTCCCAGACTCACTGGGACCAGCCCGAATACAGCCTCCCAAacacaggtgggggtggggcccccacccccacaacgcCTGGGGTCTCCCTCCCCACACTCGTCCcctcttcccccctgcccctgcccagctcacctGTGCCAGCCCAGGGGCCTGGACTCCCCGGGGTGTTGGACACACCAAGCCTGTCCACCTCGGGTCTTTCCGGGCCGGTCCCTTCCCCTGGGGGCCTCAGTGCTGGCTCTTTACTCCAACCGGGTCTCTCTCCGTGCCccttcctctgagaagccttccccGATTGCCCCATCTAGAAAGATCAAATGGATAAGAACGCCACCGTCCCTCCCTCAGCCTTGTTTTCCTTGTGGCATCACGGCAGGTGTGCGCTGTCGCTCATCTGAGGACTGtgggctctgtgagggcagggaccacatcCTTTCCgtcacccccctgcccccagtgcctggcacacgagGTGTTTAACAGATGGCtgactgctgtgtccccagggcccagagcgGCTCCCGGCACACAGTGGGTGCCCAAGAAACGCTTGTTTGATCATGGTTGCCCTCAGCTGACGCACAGTGGATGTCTAATGTCTACTTGTCTTGTTCTGTGGCTGTAACCCCAAGGGCTacgacagtgcctggcacacagtaggtgctcagcaaatacttGTTTTGTTCGTTGTTCTATCTCCAGTGCCGAGCAGTTAGTAGGCACCCGGTGTTGAGTGAATGAGAGAACGAACGAGTGCTTGGATCAAGAgctgttctcccccccccccccgccccaaacccTGGAATCTTCCAGAACAGAGGCGCCTACCTTAGGAGGCGAGAGGCGGGGCCGCAGAAGGGGCCGCAGCAGCTGGGCCCGGCGGGCCTGCCTCTGCCCGGCTGTCCGCGCGTCCGGTCGCCTCTCCCCGGGGCGCAGCCCCCAGCCTGCCAGGCAGCACATGGCCCTAACACGCTCTGCCAGCTTTGAGGAGGCTCGCCCGGGCACCCGGTCTGGCCACGCCGCGAGGAGGAGGGGACCGCAGATGGCCGGCCATCTGGCTGCACAGGAGGCTGTCTGGGCCGGCGCCCCCACACAGGCCCACGCTgtacttcctcttcctctctgttcgGTGGGGCCGCGGGGGTGGGGCCCTGGCCCGTCCCCACGCTTCTGGGTCTCACCTGGGCACCGCGGGACGCGTCGGCTCTGCGTCCGGCCCCGGAGGGTCCCGGAGGCCCTGGGCCGGCGGGCGGCAAGAGGAGCGCGAGCAGGGCGTCGAGGGCTGGGCCCGGGGGGTTTCCCATCCCCCGCCCTAGACGAGGCCAGACGGCCGGCCGGCCGAGTTTTCCTCCTCCCCGTGGTCGACCGAGACCGGAAGGAGCCGGTGTCAGCCCTCCGGGCCCCACCGCCGCAGCCGTGGAGCAGAGAGTGAGGCCCCGGGGACGCAGGACAGGAGCGCGTCCGtgggtgtgcacgtgtgtgcgtgcgtgtgcctCTGGGTGtctgtgggtgtgtggggggacaGGGAAGTCCTAGACGTCCCGGTTCGCAGGCAGGAGCTCCGTACTTTTCTGTCTGCGACTGTGTTCACGGTCCGTGGCAACGTTTCTGCGGACGTCCGTGTGCGAGGACACACGCCCTGGTGTTTGTGTGTGCCCCCTGCACCGTCCCGGGGACGTGTGTGCAGAGCTGGTGCGTGGGTGCAGGCCTCGGTGTGGGAGCGTGTGCGTGCACGGCCCCCACGGAGGTCCATGTGCACTCGTGCGCGGGCCCGCAGACGGTACGCCTGGTATaccctcgtgtgtgtgtgtgtgtgtgtgtgtttgtgctcCGGGACGCGCGTGTGTGCGGGCAGGTGTGCGCGCGAGTGGTGAGCGCGTGTGGATGGCCGCATCAGAGCGTCGACGTTCGGGCCAGGGGACTTGGATCCACACCCCAGAGGAaacatcgaaaaaaaaaaaagaaggaaacattcgaactgggtcttgaaggatgagtagaagttCGACGCGCAGAGGAAGTTTAGGAGAACTTATCCAGGCAGATGGCACAGCGTTGAAGAAGTCACCGATTCCGGCCCCGGGGGCAGGCTGCCGTCTTCTCTTCCGCAAATGGTGCGGGGACCCTCCCTGCTCGTCTCTCACACCCTTTCTGAAGTCTCACACCAGTCTCCACTTGGGACGGCGGCTTCCCCTTCTTCGAGACCTGGCCCTCGGGCCAGCCCCTTGGCTTCTGTGCGTCCATTTTCCTCGCCCTCCTGAGGCTGCTGGGAGCTATTCTAcggctcctccctgcccctcatcaTACAGATGGGGAAGGTGACGCCCAACGAGGCACAGAGGCCTGCTTGAAGGCGCACAGTAGGGCTCGGGACAGCACGGTTTCCCTCGGTGAGAGGCACCCCACCATGTGGGTCTCCGTTTTGCAAAGTTTGGCTCGGACCCCGAGGTGGAACCCAGCGCGTCCTTCGACCCACGTGCTGTAGAAGCAGTACTCGAATGTCGCTAACTGAACACGCTCGTTGGGGACCGTGTGCCTGGCTCAGGGGACCCGGCAGCGACCCAAGCAGAAGCAGGTCTTTTGGGAAGCATCGGTCGGCACCTGCCCTGTCCAGTACGGCAGCCACCGGCCTTGCGGGTCCTCGTCAGAGGGAGGCGGGAGGGTCAGAGTCGGGGAAGGCTCGACGAGGAGGCGGAGGGCACAGCGATGTGGGGCCACGAGCCGAGGAATGCAGGCGGCCTCTCGAAGCTGAAGAGGCAAGAAAAGGTCCTCGTCCAGAGCCTCCAGGAGGGACACAGCCCCGCAGACGCCGTGCTGTCGGACCAGTGAGGCCCGTTTCAGACTTCGGACCTCCAGAACCGTAAGATTAATTCGCGCTGTGTTAAGCCGGTATGTGTGTGATCGTTGTGCAGCAGTGGGAGGAAACTCTTACCTGCGGCTCTTTAAGttgaaatgtaattaaatttcAAGTTCGGTTCTTTATCACAGCAGCCCAAGAACACAGCGTTCCAAGGACTCAGTAgtgttgttttttggggggggctggggggcggggagacacTATTGAACACAGCAGAGGCCCTCTGCAACTTTCCAGGACCCTGGTGGGTACCGATCTGTGTTTCCCAGGAGGCGTGCTGGGTAATTAGGACTTAAGCGGGAGGTcggggttcaaaccccagcttcACCGCcacttggctgtgtgacctttggaaGGTTGCTTAACCTGTCTGGGTCCCACGTGGGGATGATGACAGCACCTACCTCACCCTCGTAGGGCTGTTGAGCGTTACAGGAACCTTCTGGAATTGCCTGCAACACGCAGCGAGCCCTGCTGGGGCGTTTGCGATCGTCCTCATTTAGGATCTTTCCCAAATGGTTACAGAGACCTGGGCCGGATGCAGACACAGCAGCAAATGATCCTCGACAGCAAGAAAGTcagtccctttcttctttccattctccTGCCTGCTTCGAGGAGAAGGTCTCTGCGGGGTGCTGAGGTGTCTCGGATGTGTCTGGGTTAGCTACCTTTGCCAAAGAACGGGAGAGAGTTACCATCTTGAAAACCATCAGGCAGCAGGATGGTGATCGCCTTTGCTCATGTTCATGGTCACCTTCTGTTTAGAGCAAGTGCTGTTGGGGTTCTGGTTGTGGGGCGATCTacgctttcttttctttccttttttaattttgatgtttatttatttttgagagagtgcgagagacagacagagcatgagcaggggaggggcagagagagagagggagacacaaattccgaagcaggctccaggctccgagctgtcggcacagtgcccgacgcggggctcgaacccacaaaccgcgagatcatgacccgagctgaagtcggacgcttaaccagcgcagccacccaggcgcccctctacgcTCTCTAAGTTCGTTTATTTGCctaaagagagagcaagtggttGACATTTTGCAGCATTGAGCAAATCCCAGGTCTGGCACAAGGGAGCAGGACCTGTTCCCCAGGGTGCACAGAGTGGGTGGGCGGAGCCATGTGCTGATGCCCCAAGGCCCCCGGAGGGCAGCCCCCGCTTTGAGGTCCAGGGCGGAATGTTTCCTCGTCTGCATCAATGATTTGATTATCTGGATTATCTTCTGATCCGTGTAGACTCCCCCCGGGGACAATTCACATCCAACACCATCTCCCTTCTTTTGAGGAGACCCCCCCCGCCGGGGTAACTGGACCAAATCGGCAGCAGGAAGCCCCAGGAGCCTGGAGTTAGGAGACCCAGGGCTGAAGGGGGCCGAGAAATGGGGGACCCCACCGTGACTCAGCCTCCTAATCTCAGCGAAAGGAGATTCTCTGGCCAGGTTGATGCGAAGCACTTAGCAAGTTCACCATCACAGATTTAATTTGCTCCCTCCCTTCAGAAGGTGACAAGTTCCATTCACAAGTCAGCGAGAGTGGGCAGGACCTGAGCCTCTAGGAGGGCAAGTCGGTCCCCACAGCACCTCATCCTGGGAAATTCATAGCAAGTGCCCAGTGGCATGGCTGGGCCAGCTTCTGCCAGCGGTGGGGGTCACTCGGGGACTCAGGCGTggccccctgcctctctctgtctctctcggacAGACTAGCATCGCCCAGGCCTGGGAGCGCCTGGTAGTGTCGTGTAGTCAGGCCACGGTGGCCCCTGTGGCACCCTCTTGCCCTCAATCCCCCCACTAGCCCCCTCTTCCAAGTGTCTGTGGCTGTGTGACGAATCGCCCCGCACTTAGTGGCACAACCGAACAGGCATGACTGTACTGTTATGTCACAGTTCTGGTGCTGACTGGGCTCAGCTAGGGTCTCCGCCAGGGTCTCCCGGGCAGGCGGCGGGGACCCAGGTCAGCTCCGTTCTTGGCTGAGCTCCTACGGTCGATGCCGGCTGTCGGCGGGGACCTCAGCCAGGGCCGTGGCCTCCACGGGTGGCTCGGGCTTCCTGACAACATGGGGTCTCCACGGAACAGCATCCCACGAAGGTCAGGAAGGAGCCGTGTCACCCTCTGTGATGTAGCCTCAGAAATCACACACTGTCACTTGCGCCTTACCCACGACGCGGGCCAAGGGAGGGACCTAGACCCCACCTCTCGATGGCTGGAGAGACGAGCACGTGGAGTCGTGTAGAGAGCTTGTGAAATGGGCGAGCCGGGGGCCCCCTTGAAGAACACACGGCCGCCCCCACCTTTCCTGCCATACTTCCAGCCCCGGGTCCTTGCTGGCCTCCGATTCCGGGGACCTTCCCCAGGCACCTGCCGAAGGCCAGCTGTTTTCACGGACATCAgcacctcccctgcccacacctccCCTTTGGGGTGGATCTGGAACGTTCCCACTCTGCAGAAGTGGGATCTGAGAGTCAGAACGTCTGAGGCACCTGCCCCAGCTCCCACAGCCGCTCGGCGGGTTTGGGGGAACATCAGATCCCAGGGGTGCTTCCTCCGGCCGCAGCCTTGCACACCCTGGGAGACCACGCCTCCCTCACTACAGACCACGTGGTCTGGGTTCGACTACTTCTGCCCTCTGGCCCGGAGATGGGCATCTGGCTACCACCAGGCCAGTCTGAATTTTCCAAGCCTGTGGCCTCAGTGATTGATTCAGGGAACGGTAGGTGACCCGACTTGGTCCAGTCAGAGGTAATCCCGGAAGGGTGGCAGGAACAGTTGGGAAGAGAGAATTGGGGATGGCTAACCACAGAATTCAGCCGGCTCTGTTGGGATGCCTTTTCCATCTTGAGGGCCAGGCCTGCCCGAAAATGAAgccaacagaaacagaaacaaccatgagacagaaagaaaaggcactGGAGGTTAGTGCttgagcccctggatccagccataccTGAGGCTGGCCTATCTTTGGACTTTGTTGTTATAAAAGCcaatggctttttgtttttttctttttttaaaatgtattcacttattttgaaagagagagagagagagcacgggaggggcagagagagagagagagagagagagagagagagagatgcaatcccaagcagactctgcactgttagcatggaacccagtgcagggtttgaactcataaccaagagatcatgacctgggccaaaatcaagagtcagatgcttaacagactgagccacccaggtgcccctggatcacttaaaaaaaatttttttttaaatgtttatttacttttgagagaaagaggggaggggaggggcagagagagggagacacagactccgaaggaggctccaggctccgagctgtcagcacagagcccgacgtggggctcgaactcacaaaccatgagatcatgacctgagctgaagtcggactgagccacccaggcgcccctcaaaccgATTGTTCTAAAATCTGAATCCCTTGGGAGCAGAGCTCGGTCACAGAAAGCCGGATGGGGGCGTTCACGGTGGAGACCCGGCAACGAGGAAGGAGCAGGTGTCGGAGGAAGGAGTGTCGCTGCGGCCGAGGCGGGTTGACGGGGACGTGGGAAAGGGCATCCGGGCTGGAAGGGGCAGACCCAGACGTGGGCACTCGCGGGCATGTTCGGGGGACACAGAAGTAGCTGCCGTGGGTGGGACACGGCGGACGAGGCTGCTCGATGGTCCCGGGATCGTGAGATGCCAGGTGAGGGTTTCGCTGTTGGCTTTCCAGGTGATGGGGTGGCCCTGAGGGTGCTGCGGCGGGGGACAGCCTCCTTCAGACCGCACTTTGGCAAGACGGATTCGTGCAGGGCGGGGCGTGGTTTGAAGAGGTCGGAGgccggaggcagggctggggtcaGGGGTCCGGGGGAACCAAGGGGGAAACGCAGTCACCCAGATCAGGGTCAGTGCCGTCGGCAAGGAGTGATCAGGGACATCCTCGGGGACAGTTGGCTCGATGTAGAGAcagacggggggggggcgggctcaGGGTGGGCCGGCGCCTTGGTGCAGCCCCAGTATCGGCCCCTGTGCTGAGCAAGGCACATGCCTAGCGTCCCCTCCCTTGGGGACGGGCGTCTGTCTCTGGCCTGTCACATATACTGGGGGATCCACGCTGGGAGGACAGACTTACTCTCCCCTGCCGTGTGGCCGGCCTCTGCATGGACGTACCACGAGTTACTTATCCGCTCTCCTGCCCAGGGACATTCTGGTAGTTTCCAGTAAGCCCCCGTTTCAAATGCGAAGCAGTAAAGTCTGAGagagcactggggggggggggggggaagctggctatattttgtgtattttgtacaCATCAACATAAATGCACACATATTTAAAGTCAAAGCTGCTCGTTCAGGACCACTGTTCTGCATGGGGCTCCCTCCGGCAAAGGCCGCGGGCATCCGGGCCGCGGTCGCCTCGTCCTTCTCGGTGAGAACCGGCTCCAGGCCTGGAAGTGGGCCTCCTCAACCCCGGACAGCAGGCCTTCTGGAAGCTGCCTCGGCCCCCGCCCGCCCTCAGCTGGAGGGAGACATTGAGCCCGATTCATCCTGCCTTCAAAGGGCTCCTGTCTGAACCGGGCTCCCGGGTGAAGCCCCTGCCAAACCCTCGCCGCGGAAAGCACACTGGGCCCTTGTGTCGCCCTTGGCCGCCCGCAGGAGGTCAGGGCGGCTGCCAGCGCAGGAGCCCCGACGCGgtggcccccctgccccccaccccagctccaggcCCCGGGCCcccggggaaggagggaggcctcACACGGGGACCCACGTGCCTCTGCGCCCCGCAGCGGGGGCGGGGCCCCTCGGGaacctcactctcttcctcttgtgttttgagagagagacagagacagagcgcgagcaggggaggggcagggagagagggagacgcagcatgcaaagcaggctccaggctccgagctgtctgcacagagccagacgcggggctcgaactcatggggcTCGAGttcatggggctcgagctcatggggctcgagctcatggggctcgagctcatggggctcgaactcacagactgagagatcagccgctcaacccactgagccacccaggcgccccagccacctggatgtcttaaGGGGACCTCGACACGTCCCAAACCCTTCTCCGCCGCCTGAACCCCAGACCTCAGTCTCCGCTGGGCTGCGGGGACTGGCATCCTCGGAGGCCCCCAGTTGGGGTTAGAACTGCCCtgtctggcgggggggggggcttcatgGGGAGCTGtgccagcagccccccccccccaacacgcCCCACACCCACCAGGACACGTTCCTGAAAACAGACTGCCATCTGGTGGTCCGGTCCCAGACCTGGGAGCTCAGATCTCTCCACCTGCGCCTGTCTCCCCAGGTGGCAACATGCTGtccctggaggtggggggaggggaggggggaggcattTAAGGACAGACTGCCCCAGGCGATTCACACTTTCACCCCCGGCCCCGGAGGAAGCCGCGGACCCTTGTGCTCAGCCGCCTGCGTTTATTTCAGACTTTCCTGGGTGGAGGCCTGGGGGAGGActccaggggtggggaggagggacgaCACGGGCTGGGAGTCCGGGAAACtgccctggagggagggagcgatGGGAAGCGGGTTCCGCTCTCTGGTTTCcaaaaggaggcaggaaaagaaaattattctgcaAATGAGTAGTCCTCTCCGCCCTGGGCGCTTTTCTCCCCTCTGCAGCGCGGAGGACGCGGTCCCCGTGTCTCGCTGCGGCGCGAGGGGCTCGTTAATTAAACGGATGGGCAGATGTCCCCGTTCATTAGGCCGCGAGTGTAGCGCGACCCCGTGGCTCCTTCTCCAGACCCCGCCCGGCCTCGGCGCCCCCCGCTTAATTACGGGACCCCTTGTGGCCCCAGCGCTGGCCGAGGAGCGTGGAGGCGCCCCCGCGTCCTTGTCGGCAGGGGCGGCAGGTGATGGAGACTTTTAATTTCCATCACGCTCGTCCGTCGGAGCCGTGTTTTAAATCACTTTAACAGcggattaaaaatatataagctgATATTAGAGGACATTCTCAGTGCCTTTATAAACACCTTAAATCAGAAGTTTGGCTTCATTGCACTTGGGTGGttaggggaggctgggggggagggggggccgggtgagccctggggggggggggcggggagctgaGTGGGTGAGGGATCCAAGGCCCCGGGGCCCGGGGTTCAAAACATCCCTCCAGTCAGCGCGTGATGACCGACCGAGTGGCGCCCACCGGCCCCCACCCCGGGTCCAGACCCCCGGGGAGCACTACGGCCTGGCAGGGATGATGCCCGGTGAGCAAGGAATTGCGCACAGTGGCAAGAGCCGCCATTGATCGCATGCTGCGCGTCAGGCGCGGTTCCAGGCCCTCGGCGAGGAGCGTCTCGTGGGACCCTCACAACCCTGTGGGGTTCGTCCGTGAGGGAGCCCGGATCTGGCCCCAGGGCCTGTGATCTACCCACCGCGCCTTCTGCCTGCGTCTCTAAAAGTCACCACGGCCCAGAGAGGAAAGTTTCCAGGGAGAGATGCGGGGGGTGGGGTAGCATGACTGGAGCTTGACCTCATCCCAGGGGCACAGAGGAGGCTTCCCGAAGCAGGGATGTCTAGCTGGGACCTGATGGTGAGTAGGAGAGAGAGGCGAGGCGAACTAGGAAGTAGGTGGCAAGGGAGcgagaacagcaagtgcaaaggccctgaggtaggtgCTTGTTTGGCACGTTTAGGGAACGGAAAGGTCACTGCAGCCGGAGCCGGACGGAGACCTAAGGGCAGATGGGGCGGAAGGCATCTGGAGGACTTCTGTACGAACCCGTCCCCCCAAGAGGCCCGTAGGCCGTCGGTGCCCGGAGCGTCACAAGTAGACTCAGTCCGTGGTACAGGGTGGGAAaagacggcggggggggggtcgGCGGGGAGAtcccaggctccccaaagttCTGCTTCCGCAGGACGGGGCTCAGCCAGGTGAATTCTGGAAGCCTCCAGAGAATTCTGTTTCTTACCCACCTGAGCCTGCCGAGGCACCAGGCACGGCAATGATGAGGAGTATGGATAATGTGCATCGGTCCAGACGAGCTGCcggtctgagggaggaggagagacggATTGtggcctgggaggctcagccaaagagagaggaaatgcagACCCTGAAAcgctgggaggctgggggtgggttCCGGAGCCGAGGTCGCGCCGTGCAAAGTCTCAGAATCCCAGGGGGTCAGAGGGACAGCCTGTTGGTCGCCCAggccagggagaggcaggaacCTAGACGCCCTGGGGGCTGTGGAGTCCCCTGGCTTTGTCACACCTGCATCTGCTCCGTGGGCTAATCCTGCCGGCCAAACCCAAGAGATCCACGGAGGCCGTGACCGCTCCTCTCCGCCCCTGCCCTCAGCAAGCCTCCGGTTACCGTCATCACTGGGCTGGGACTCACAGCTCTCTCCCTGCGGCCACCCTCGCCCCTGCAGTCTTTTCTCCACAGAGCAGCCAAAGGGATCCTCCTAAATCGGCATCAGGGTTTGTCATTCCCGATGGAGTAAAAGTCAGCCTTCGCTTGGGCCCCGGAGGCCACACGCAATCTGACCCCATATCGTCCCCAGGCCTCGAGCTGAGCTGCTCCtactctccccttccctccccctctctgttcttcctggcTGCCTGGCTGTGCCTGGGACGCACCAAGTATGTAtgcctaccccagggcctttgtatcGGCGGTTCCTGTTTCCTGGAGTGCACCTGGATGCTTGCCTAGTTAGCTCCTTTACCTACTTCTTGCTTGAATGTCACCTTCTCTGGGAGGCCCGGGCGCCCTATCTGAAATGACACCCACCTCCCacgctccctcccaccctccccgccGTATTTCTCTTGATAGCGTTTATCACCGTGTGACGTATCTTTTCTTTCGCGTGTTTATTTTGTGCCGCGGCTTCTATGGAGAGTGGAAGTGTCATGAAgctgaaggttttttgtttttgtttttttgtctccaGGGccaaggacagtgcctggcaccgtGCAGACGCAGAGGGTGTATTTACCGACTGAACGAGGAGAGGAGGTACCCCTTCCAGGGCACATGTCGGCCACCACGGCTGTGGTCGGGTTGGCCAACCGACGTAGCGCATTCCCTTGATCACAGTGATTGGCTCGGGGACGGCCATGTGACCTGGACGGACCAGTGAAACTCAGCCCTGCAACTTTTGCCCAAATTGCCGGGGCAGAGAAGCTTCGTCTCTCTGGAGCGTGCTGCTCTGGGAGCTTTGAAGCGAGGTTCTCCCCGGGGTGCGTCGGTCATCTGGGGAGAGTTTGCGAAGGCAAACCGGACTGAGAGACGACGAGAAAGTGACTTGGGAATCTTTGAGTCCCTAGATCCAGCCATTCCTGAAGCCACCCTTCCCTAAAGCTTTCCAGTTACCTGGCCCGATAAATTCTCTTCTCTGTTCATAGCAGGGGGTGTTGGGGTTTCTGGCACTTGTCACCCAGAGTCATGACCGGGCACCGGCTCAAAAGATTGTCATCCGTTGTTCAATCTCGTCGTCACACGTGAGGCCGACACACATTTTCCCAGGTCTCCCCAGAACCTGCCACGGAGCCCAGGCTGACTCTCTCTGCCTTGAGACTAGCGGATTCTCTTGCAGATTAGCTGGTGAACTTGGGGTAGTCACTTGTcctctcgggggggggggtcccagctTCAGCACTGCAGCGCAGGGTAATAACTGTGTTCGGTGTCCAGTGACATTGGCAGATGACGGCCCTTCTGGAAAACCCAGCACCGCCTCGGGTCCTTCACGGGACGTGACTCTTCCCTTGCAGCGGTCACGCTGGCTTTTCGTTTGGTTTCTGGGACACAAAAAGCTCAtctccacctcagggcctttgcactcgttgttccccctgcctggaacactctCTCCTGAGCTTCAGGCATAGCCAGATCCTCCTTCTTCTCCAAGCCTCCGCCCAAATGTTGCCGCCTCCGAGAAGTCCTCCCTGACCTTCGCCTAAGGTCCTTGCTTACCCCACCTTCCCATCTCATTCCCTTCCCAGCCCCTATCATCCGAACCAGCTCCTTTGTGAATCACAAGCCGTGAGCACAGAAGCTTGCCCATCCCGGCAGGCATATATGGGTGTGCCGTGAATCTTAACGGACCCACCGCAAGTCCTCAGGCTGGTCACTTGCCCTCTCAGAGGCCGccttctttttctcatctgtaatttgGCATCTCCACTCATGCCTGGCCCTCTGGGGCTCCGTGAGCCCTCAAATTATGTTGCAATCATATGAAAAAGTGAGGGCTGCTTATTAGGTTGGGGACAGGTCCTTCCACCCTCCCTACAAAGCCCCTAGCACTCCCCATCCCCAATCCGGCCCTAAAGGAGGAATTCTCCCTGCCACACTGGCTTCAATCCCAGCGGACttcctggaggggggggggcattctCTCCCCAGCTTCATCCGCCCCTGAGGCTCAAGGGTAGGCTCCCTCCTTTCAAAGCCTCTTCCTCCAACCCCTCCTCCCCTGTTCCCTTCTCCTCTGTAAGCCCTCATCATCGTCACAGCCACGGCCCCACCCCCCAATCCTGAACATTTTCTTCAAGAATGCAAGCCAGCAAGCGGTCAAGGGCacggcctcctcctccccccccccctccacccccggtGTCCCCCGCCCTCTAGCCTGGGGAATTAGACTCTGGGCCACGCCATCTGTCTGAAAACAATTAGCAATAAACGCCAGCACACTAGGGCTCCGGGTCACCGGGGGATGGAGCGGTGGGGGTTATAAATCCAGAAGGTTCCCAGCTGAATCAGCCTTCCTGTCCGCGGGCCAAGAAAAATCCTCCCCGGCCCCGGGGAGAAAGCTTCCCGGCTGCCTCTTGCTGGGCTGCAGGCCGCAGGATGGCAAGGAGCCTCCGAGCGAGCCTCACAAAGCCCCGGCCCCGGCTGGGGAGGCGGCGGGGACCATCTGGCAGAGTGCGGGACGCGTCCGGGCCAGACGGAGAGCAGCCTTATTTGCTGTGTATTGTGTGTTCCGCTTCTGAAAACAATCCCGCGTAGGCTTCAAGTGCATGGCTCGCGGCCAGctggggcccggggtgggggtgg from Felis catus isolate Fca126 chromosome D3, F.catus_Fca126_mat1.0, whole genome shotgun sequence encodes:
- the LOC109493140 gene encoding uncharacterized protein LOC109493140 isoform X3, with the protein product MCCLAGWGLRPGERRPDARTAGQRQARRAQLLRPLLRPRLSPPKMGQSGKASQRKGHGERPGWSKEPALRPPGEGTGPERPEVDRLGVSNTPGSPGPWAGTDPQNRMGGFSAVQVSPAPFYRQGNRGSERRTLPKP
- the LOC109493140 gene encoding uncharacterized protein LOC109493140 isoform X2, which produces MCCLAGWGLRPGERRPDARTAGQRQARRAQLLRPLLRPRLSPPKMGQSGKASQRKGHGERPGWSKEPALRPPGEGTGPERPEVDRLGVSNTPGSPGPWAGTDPQNRMGGFSAVQVSPAPFYRQGNRGSERRTLPKKPRGRRHSWRPEHGGC